In Fodinicurvata sediminis DSM 21159, one genomic interval encodes:
- the lptF gene encoding LPS export ABC transporter permease LptF produces MPIFDRYILRQIFPPLAFTLLIALLVLLVERMLRVLDSVLGSQGTMQVVFELLAYLVPHYLGLALPMALFLGIYFAFRRLSRESEMDAILASGTGLHQLMRPVMLAAVLLSLFAVLIFNTLQPHSRYAYRSVLSSVQNMSIEALIQPGVFVSNDNTTLMVEEISPDRRQFRRIFIHEEDKEVDEAATITAREGILTDSEDDSPPLVQLFNGVRLTTPIEPGAAEGPREPESGSERSDGLLRFEEMQTVLGEDAYDAVQPRGEDEREYTIPELWALKDNPPEGLEQPRLLAEMNERLVRIASILVLPFMAVPLALSNRRSQRSSGVAVGVITLLAFNEALQQGVRMVRREQVEPLLGAWGPLLIFLLGSLLLFLDVAFRVPRYQGVGILDRTTTLVGNLIERRRKRREAS; encoded by the coding sequence GCCCATCTTCGATCGCTACATACTGCGGCAAATCTTCCCGCCGCTCGCCTTCACCCTGCTGATCGCGCTTCTGGTCCTGCTGGTGGAGCGTATGCTGCGGGTCCTGGATTCCGTCCTGGGGTCCCAGGGCACCATGCAGGTGGTCTTCGAGCTGCTGGCCTATCTTGTCCCCCACTACCTGGGCCTGGCACTGCCCATGGCCCTGTTCCTGGGAATCTATTTCGCCTTCCGCCGGCTCAGCCGCGAAAGCGAGATGGACGCCATACTCGCCTCGGGCACCGGCCTGCACCAATTGATGCGTCCGGTCATGCTGGCCGCTGTGCTGCTGAGCCTCTTTGCCGTCCTGATCTTCAACACACTGCAGCCGCACAGCCGCTACGCCTATCGTTCGGTCCTCTCCTCGGTCCAGAACATGTCCATCGAAGCCCTCATCCAACCCGGGGTTTTCGTCAGCAACGACAACACGACCCTGATGGTCGAAGAAATCTCACCGGATCGGCGCCAGTTCAGGCGCATCTTCATCCACGAAGAGGACAAGGAGGTGGATGAGGCCGCCACGATCACGGCCCGCGAAGGTATCCTGACGGACAGCGAGGATGACAGTCCGCCCTTGGTCCAGCTGTTCAATGGCGTTCGCCTGACCACTCCGATAGAGCCAGGAGCCGCTGAAGGCCCGCGCGAACCGGAGTCGGGCAGCGAACGCAGCGATGGTCTTCTGCGATTCGAGGAAATGCAGACCGTTCTGGGCGAGGACGCCTATGATGCCGTCCAGCCCCGGGGAGAGGACGAGCGTGAATACACCATCCCCGAACTCTGGGCCTTGAAGGACAATCCACCCGAGGGACTGGAGCAGCCTCGTTTGCTGGCTGAAATGAACGAGCGCCTGGTCCGAATTGCATCCATCCTGGTCCTGCCCTTCATGGCGGTGCCCTTGGCATTGAGCAATCGCCGCAGCCAGCGCTCGTCCGGTGTTGCTGTTGGCGTCATCACCCTGCTGGCTTTCAACGAGGCCTTGCAGCAGGGTGTCCGCATGGTGCGGCGCGAACAGGTGGAACCCCTGCTAGGTGCTTGGGGGCCACTGCTTATCTTCCTTCTTGGCTCCTTGCTGCTTTTCCTCGATGTGGCCTTCCGGGTCCCGCGCTACCAGGGGGTCGGAATACTGGATAGGACCACCACATTGGTCGGCAATCTGATTGAACGTCGGCGCAAGCGCAGGGAGGCATCATGA
- a CDS encoding LptF/LptG family permease yields MTTLDFYLSRLFLLRFLLILVAGSFFILTLDMMEVSNDIAGIEADSELQATLQYALHRFPSFLSQLLPIATLLAALLTLAEMQRHRELVSLWNSGLSPIRIMRALLPVGCLLAVLQFTLDDQVLPETTVQLREWSIGEFGETEQLAGADGKVWLRSGNDYLRIPEESLGAERLDNITLFRRDERGLLYERLDAQSAQKTTNGWLLREVTRLGEAQTTAEKLPVYLWDGQIDPEGLRLLARPPRELSMSQLAGLVSSKSYGQRSPQVYKTWMNARITQSLTPILLIFLAVAWGQDYRRTGTLTRLMIGGVAIGFTFFVINGTSIALSEVGTMPSWMGAWAPFTAMACLIGFLVVRREASEPIQIRTEHSSSGNAA; encoded by the coding sequence ATGACGACTCTCGACTTTTATCTGTCACGCCTGTTCCTCCTGCGTTTCCTGCTCATCCTTGTGGCCGGCTCGTTCTTCATCCTGACGCTCGATATGATGGAAGTGTCCAATGACATTGCCGGTATCGAGGCGGACAGCGAACTGCAGGCCACACTCCAGTATGCGCTCCACCGCTTCCCGTCCTTCCTGTCCCAGCTGCTGCCCATCGCCACGCTTCTGGCCGCCTTGCTGACCCTGGCCGAGATGCAGCGCCACCGGGAACTGGTTTCACTCTGGAACAGCGGCCTGTCCCCCATCCGCATCATGCGTGCCCTACTGCCCGTCGGCTGCCTGCTTGCTGTCCTGCAATTCACACTGGACGACCAGGTCCTGCCCGAGACCACGGTCCAGTTGCGGGAGTGGAGCATCGGCGAATTCGGAGAGACCGAGCAATTGGCTGGCGCCGATGGCAAGGTCTGGTTGCGCAGCGGGAACGACTACCTGCGTATCCCCGAAGAAAGCCTGGGCGCGGAACGGCTGGATAACATCACCCTCTTCCGCCGCGATGAAAGGGGCCTGCTCTATGAACGCCTTGACGCGCAGAGCGCACAGAAGACAACCAATGGCTGGCTTTTGCGTGAGGTTACGCGGCTGGGCGAAGCCCAAACCACGGCGGAAAAACTACCCGTCTACCTCTGGGATGGCCAGATCGACCCGGAGGGCCTGCGTCTTCTGGCCCGCCCCCCACGCGAGCTATCCATGTCCCAGTTGGCCGGACTGGTCAGCAGCAAGAGCTACGGCCAGCGCTCGCCCCAGGTCTACAAGACCTGGATGAACGCCCGTATCACCCAGAGCCTGACGCCCATCCTGCTGATCTTCCTGGCCGTGGCCTGGGGACAGGATTACAGGCGCACCGGCACCCTGACCCGCCTTATGATTGGCGGTGTTGCCATCGGCTTCACCTTCTTCGTGATCAACGGCACTTCGATCGCGCTCAGCGAAGTCGGCACTATGCCCAGCTGGATGGGGGCCTGGGCGCCGTTCACGGCCATGGCCTGCCTGATCGGTTTCCTGGTGGTTCGAAGGGAAGCCTCGGAACCCATTCAGATTCGCACGGAACATTCATCGAGCGGCAACGCCGCTTGA
- a CDS encoding diacylglycerol kinase family protein codes for MIPGLVSNPLSQQNKQGMDQLEAAVDAFPGLHYERLDHFEDLPAALDRLAAAGVELLLVNGGDGTVQAVMTEVLERRPWGETPPVFGLLHGGMTNMTAVDVGLRGKPHRGLARLRKRLADGNLDSALCRRYVLRLEGALNTPPQRGMFFGAAAIYQAIQLCRTEVHPLKIEADWAAGLTLARLLGGWVFGGKSREAIRGETITAAFDQGASETRRELLAIATTLDRLVVGSRPFWNQQGEPLRYTSICYPPKGLLRHSLKVLYGGNERRLPKDCYRSRGADSVELELEGPFTLDGQFHEPDPQRPLRVSAPDSLDFVKL; via the coding sequence ATGATACCTGGGCTCGTCAGCAACCCTCTCAGTCAGCAGAACAAGCAGGGCATGGACCAACTGGAAGCGGCCGTGGACGCCTTTCCGGGACTTCACTACGAACGTCTAGATCACTTTGAGGACCTGCCCGCCGCCCTGGACCGCCTAGCGGCGGCCGGCGTGGAGCTGTTGCTGGTCAATGGCGGAGACGGCACGGTTCAGGCAGTCATGACGGAAGTACTGGAACGTCGCCCTTGGGGGGAAACCCCTCCGGTCTTCGGTCTGCTGCACGGGGGCATGACCAACATGACGGCCGTGGATGTCGGTTTGCGTGGCAAGCCACACAGGGGTCTGGCACGGCTTCGCAAACGCCTTGCCGATGGCAATCTGGACTCGGCATTGTGCCGTCGGTACGTCCTGCGCCTTGAAGGAGCGCTTAACACCCCGCCCCAGCGGGGCATGTTCTTTGGTGCCGCCGCCATTTACCAGGCCATCCAGTTGTGTCGCACTGAGGTCCACCCCCTGAAGATCGAGGCCGACTGGGCCGCTGGTTTGACCCTGGCCCGCTTGCTGGGCGGATGGGTGTTCGGAGGCAAGAGCCGCGAGGCCATACGCGGGGAAACGATCACAGCCGCTTTCGACCAGGGGGCAAGCGAAACCCGCAGGGAGCTTCTGGCCATCGCCACGACACTGGACCGCCTCGTGGTGGGCTCGCGGCCCTTCTGGAATCAGCAGGGAGAACCGCTGCGCTATACTTCGATCTGCTATCCACCCAAGGGCTTGCTGCGCCACAGCCTGAAAGTCCTGTACGGTGGCAATGAACGCAGACTTCCAAAGGACTGTTACCGCAGCCGCGGCGCCGACAGCGTTGAACTGGAGCTGGAGGGCCCTTTCACCCTGGATGGGCAGTTTCATGAACCGGATCCACAACGCCCCCTGCGGGTGAGCGCACCGGATTCCCTGGATTTCGTGAAGCTCTAG